Proteins encoded within one genomic window of Anopheles gambiae chromosome 3, idAnoGambNW_F1_1, whole genome shotgun sequence:
- the LOC5668003 gene encoding cationic amino acid transporter 3 isoform X1, with protein sequence MGTLLGKISTGAVDLQTHSRNGSCRVKAESIRSNHPGSSPSPPCAARVDFCAITLRSVTMRADGPLRRFWSALTRKKQNEDDGSESKLARVLTLLDLTGLGVGSTLGLGVYVLAGSVAREQAGPAVVVSFLVAAVASAIAALCYAEFAARVPKAGSAYVYSYVSIGEFTAFTIGWNLILEYVIGTSSVARGMSGYIDSLVDNKISKAMREAMPIDVDFLSDYPDFFSFVVVLILAGLLAYGVKESTLMNNIFTGVNLIVIGIVLVAGGINCDPDNWTIDPKDIPPGYNGGAGGFAPFGFAGIMAGAAKCFYGFVGFDCIATTGEEAKNPERNIPLAIVISLIIIFLAYFGISTVLTMALPYYLQDPEAPFPHLFESIEWHAIKWIVSIGAIFALCTSLLGAMFPLPRVLYAMSSDGIIYKKLQTVHPKTQTPVLATLLSGLLAAIMAALFNLQQLIDMMSIGTLLAYTIVAVSVLVLRYQSEELLGSSEVSVTVPEVIRQLVNRERHQAPTKLSSAVVKFSVCIFAVFVCGACGILVPAEDYINGDYPGVIAGLAILVALLVGLFVVISLQPTDKIKLTFKVPLVPLLPLISVFFNLYLMFQLDSGTWIRFSVWIVIGYFIYFSYGIRHSIEGERLLTNAELAASKANGIDNTGYDGASDMVEQKDPAKFQGAPMYVIANEST encoded by the exons ATAACCCTCCGGAGCGTAACAATGCGAGCGGACGGTCCCTTGCGTCGGTTCTGGTCAGCGTTGACGCGGAAGAAACAGAACGAAGACGATGGGTCGGAGTCGAAGCTGGCCCGCGTCCTCACACTGCTCGATCTGACCGGGCTCGGTGTGGGCAGTACGCTCGGTCTCGGTGTGTACGTTCTGGCCGGTTCGGTGGCACGCGAACAGGCCGGTCCGGCCGTCGTTGTCTCGTTCCTGGTGGCGGCCGTCGCTTCCGCCATTGCCGCCTTGTGCTATGCCGAGTTTGCTGCCCGTGTACCGAAGGCTGGCTCCGCCTACGTCTACAGTTACGTGAGCATCGGCGAGTTTACTGCCTTCACGATCGGTTGGAATCTGATTCTGGAGTACGTGATCG GCACGTCCAGCGTGGCCCGTGGCATGAGCGGCTACATCGACTCGCTGGTGGACAACAAAATAAGCAAAGCGATGCGCGAAGCTATGCCGATCGATGTCGACTTCCTGTCGGACTATCCGGACTTTTTCTCGTTCGTCGTGGTGCTGATTCTGGCCGGCCTGCTAGCGTACGGCGTGAAGGAATCGACCCTGATGAACAACATCTTCACCGGCGTGAATCTGATCGTGATCGGAATTGTGCTGGTTGCGGGTGGCATCAACTGCGATCCGGACAATTGGACCATCGATCCGAAGGACATTCCGCCGGGCTACAATGGTGGAGCGGGCGGGTTTGCACCGTTCGGTTTTGCCGGTATCATGGCCGGTGCGGCCAAGTGCTTCTACGGTTTCGTCGGCTTCGACTGTATCGCCACGACCGGCGAGGAGGCGAAGAACCCGGAACGCAACATCCCGCTCGCCATTGTGATCTCGCTCATCATCATTTTCCTAGCGTACTTCGGCATCTCGACCGTGCTGACCATGGCACTGCCCTACTATCTGCAAGACCCGGAAGCACCGTTCCCGCATCTGTTCGAGTCGATCGAATGGCACGCTATTAAGTGGATCGTCTCGATCGGTGCAATCTTTGCGCTCTGTACCAGCCTGCTCGGTGCAATGTTTCCGCTGCCTCGCGTCCTGTACGCCATGTCGTCGGACGGCATCATCTACAAGAAGCTACAGACGGTCCACCCGAAAACGCAAACACCTGTGCTGGCCACTTTGCTGTCCGGGCTGTTGGCGGCGATCATGGCGGCTCTGTTCAATCTGCAGCAGCTGATCGATATGATGTCGATTGGAACGTTGCTAGCCTACACGATCGTAGCGGTGAGTGTACTGGTGTTGCGCTACCAGTCGGAGGAACTGCTCGGTAGTTCGGAAGTCAGCGTGACCGTGCCCGAGGTGATTCGGCAGCTCGTCAATCGCGAGCGTCATCAAGCGCCGACGAAGCTGTCCTCGGCGGTGGTCAAGTTCAGCGTTTGCATTTTTG CCGTGTTTGTCTGCGGTGCATGCGGCATTCTGGTACCGGCCGAAGATTACATTAACGGTGACTACCCGGGCGTCATCGCAGGACTGGCGATACTCGTTGCCCTGCTTGTCGGGCTGTTCGTTGTTATTTCCCTGCAGCCGACGGACAAAATTAAGCTTACATTTAAAGTGCCGCTAGTGCCGCTGCTGCCACTGATCAGTGTGTTCTTCAACCTGTACCTCATGTTCCAGCTCGACTCCGGTACCTGGATTCGTTTCAGCGTTTGGATTGTCATCGGCTACTTCATCTACTTCAGCTACGGAATCCGCCACTCGATAGAGGGCGAGCGGTTACTCACGAATGCGGAGCTTGCCGCCTCCAAGGCGAACGGCATCGACAATACCGGGTACGACGGTGCGTCCGACATGGTGGAACAGAAGGACCCGGCAAAATTCCAAGGTGCACCGATGTACGTGATAGCAAACGAATCAACGTAG
- the LOC5668003 gene encoding cationic amino acid transporter 3 isoform X2, producing MRADGPLRRFWSALTRKKQNEDDGSESKLARVLTLLDLTGLGVGSTLGLGVYVLAGSVAREQAGPAVVVSFLVAAVASAIAALCYAEFAARVPKAGSAYVYSYVSIGEFTAFTIGWNLILEYVIGTSSVARGMSGYIDSLVDNKISKAMREAMPIDVDFLSDYPDFFSFVVVLILAGLLAYGVKESTLMNNIFTGVNLIVIGIVLVAGGINCDPDNWTIDPKDIPPGYNGGAGGFAPFGFAGIMAGAAKCFYGFVGFDCIATTGEEAKNPERNIPLAIVISLIIIFLAYFGISTVLTMALPYYLQDPEAPFPHLFESIEWHAIKWIVSIGAIFALCTSLLGAMFPLPRVLYAMSSDGIIYKKLQTVHPKTQTPVLATLLSGLLAAIMAALFNLQQLIDMMSIGTLLAYTIVAVSVLVLRYQSEELLGSSEVSVTVPEVIRQLVNRERHQAPTKLSSAVVKFSVCIFAVFVCGACGILVPAEDYINGDYPGVIAGLAILVALLVGLFVVISLQPTDKIKLTFKVPLVPLLPLISVFFNLYLMFQLDSGTWIRFSVWIVIGYFIYFSYGIRHSIEGERLLTNAELAASKANGIDNTGYDGASDMVEQKDPAKFQGAPMYVIANEST from the exons ATGCGAGCGGACGGTCCCTTGCGTCGGTTCTGGTCAGCGTTGACGCGGAAGAAACAGAACGAAGACGATGGGTCGGAGTCGAAGCTGGCCCGCGTCCTCACACTGCTCGATCTGACCGGGCTCGGTGTGGGCAGTACGCTCGGTCTCGGTGTGTACGTTCTGGCCGGTTCGGTGGCACGCGAACAGGCCGGTCCGGCCGTCGTTGTCTCGTTCCTGGTGGCGGCCGTCGCTTCCGCCATTGCCGCCTTGTGCTATGCCGAGTTTGCTGCCCGTGTACCGAAGGCTGGCTCCGCCTACGTCTACAGTTACGTGAGCATCGGCGAGTTTACTGCCTTCACGATCGGTTGGAATCTGATTCTGGAGTACGTGATCG GCACGTCCAGCGTGGCCCGTGGCATGAGCGGCTACATCGACTCGCTGGTGGACAACAAAATAAGCAAAGCGATGCGCGAAGCTATGCCGATCGATGTCGACTTCCTGTCGGACTATCCGGACTTTTTCTCGTTCGTCGTGGTGCTGATTCTGGCCGGCCTGCTAGCGTACGGCGTGAAGGAATCGACCCTGATGAACAACATCTTCACCGGCGTGAATCTGATCGTGATCGGAATTGTGCTGGTTGCGGGTGGCATCAACTGCGATCCGGACAATTGGACCATCGATCCGAAGGACATTCCGCCGGGCTACAATGGTGGAGCGGGCGGGTTTGCACCGTTCGGTTTTGCCGGTATCATGGCCGGTGCGGCCAAGTGCTTCTACGGTTTCGTCGGCTTCGACTGTATCGCCACGACCGGCGAGGAGGCGAAGAACCCGGAACGCAACATCCCGCTCGCCATTGTGATCTCGCTCATCATCATTTTCCTAGCGTACTTCGGCATCTCGACCGTGCTGACCATGGCACTGCCCTACTATCTGCAAGACCCGGAAGCACCGTTCCCGCATCTGTTCGAGTCGATCGAATGGCACGCTATTAAGTGGATCGTCTCGATCGGTGCAATCTTTGCGCTCTGTACCAGCCTGCTCGGTGCAATGTTTCCGCTGCCTCGCGTCCTGTACGCCATGTCGTCGGACGGCATCATCTACAAGAAGCTACAGACGGTCCACCCGAAAACGCAAACACCTGTGCTGGCCACTTTGCTGTCCGGGCTGTTGGCGGCGATCATGGCGGCTCTGTTCAATCTGCAGCAGCTGATCGATATGATGTCGATTGGAACGTTGCTAGCCTACACGATCGTAGCGGTGAGTGTACTGGTGTTGCGCTACCAGTCGGAGGAACTGCTCGGTAGTTCGGAAGTCAGCGTGACCGTGCCCGAGGTGATTCGGCAGCTCGTCAATCGCGAGCGTCATCAAGCGCCGACGAAGCTGTCCTCGGCGGTGGTCAAGTTCAGCGTTTGCATTTTTG CCGTGTTTGTCTGCGGTGCATGCGGCATTCTGGTACCGGCCGAAGATTACATTAACGGTGACTACCCGGGCGTCATCGCAGGACTGGCGATACTCGTTGCCCTGCTTGTCGGGCTGTTCGTTGTTATTTCCCTGCAGCCGACGGACAAAATTAAGCTTACATTTAAAGTGCCGCTAGTGCCGCTGCTGCCACTGATCAGTGTGTTCTTCAACCTGTACCTCATGTTCCAGCTCGACTCCGGTACCTGGATTCGTTTCAGCGTTTGGATTGTCATCGGCTACTTCATCTACTTCAGCTACGGAATCCGCCACTCGATAGAGGGCGAGCGGTTACTCACGAATGCGGAGCTTGCCGCCTCCAAGGCGAACGGCATCGACAATACCGGGTACGACGGTGCGTCCGACATGGTGGAACAGAAGGACCCGGCAAAATTCCAAGGTGCACCGATGTACGTGATAGCAAACGAATCAACGTAG
- the LOC4577792 gene encoding cationic amino acid transporter 2: MENFWKAVSRKKPNNDDGSHSKLARVLTLLDLTGLGVGSTLGLGAYVLAGSVAYEQAGPGVVISFVIAALAAAIAGLCYAEFASRVPKAGSAYIYTYITIGEFAAFTIGWNLMLEYIIGTASVARGLSGYIDALIDHRMGNAIKDVVQMRVSFLAEYPDVFSFLVVLVITALLAYGVKESTVLNNLFTGVNLIVIVVVLVSVGIKADPANWAIKPDDPNVPAGLDIGAGGFLPYGIAGVMAGAAKCFYGYVGFDCIATTGEEAQNPSRNIPLAIIASLIIIFLSYFGVATVLTMALPYYLQDPIAPFPRLFDYLGWQEIKWIVSIGAIFSLCTNSLGAMFPLPRVLYAMSSDGLIFKQLRTVHPKTKTPLLATILSGLFSGTMAMLFNLHQLIDMMSIGTLLAYTIVAVSVLVLRYEQNTNFIVSSQTKSSTVMKQLFNLTCLTVPSSLSSDIVKVCVLIYAIVISVISSILAHAQDYLNSYNPLFCTLLAAMAIVAVLLTLIISCQPTEERQLTFRVPFVPFVPLISIFVNVYLMFQLDAATWVRFLVWLVVGFIIYFSYGIRHSVQGSGSQTLSESQLDIPFAMFTTVKQ, encoded by the exons ATGGAAAACTTCTGGAAAGCTGTCAGTCGCAAAAAACCTAACAACGACGATGGAAGCCATTCGAAGCTGGCTCGTGTCCTGACCCTACTCGACCTCACCGGTCTTGGCGTGGGCAGTACGCTCGGACTGGGTGCGTACGTGTTGGCGGGTTCCGTAGCTTATGAACAGGCTGGACCGGGTGTAGTCATTTCTTTCGTAATAGCGGCCCTAGCAGCGGCCATTGCGGGGCTCTGCTATGCGGAGTTTGCATCGCGCGTGCCCAAGGCCGGTTCCGCCTACATCTACACCTACATTACGATAGGCGAGTTTGCTGCCTTTACGATCGGGTGGAATCTAATGCTGGAGTACATTATCG GAACGGCAAGTGTTGCGCGAGGTTTAAGTGGATACATTGACGCACTGATCGACCATCGTATGGGAAACGCCATCAAGGATGTGGTTCAGATGCGTGTGAGTTTCTTGGCCGAGTACCCAGACGTATTTTCCTTCCTGGTCGTGCTAGTGATAACAGCCCTACTGGCGTACGGTGTGAAAGAATCAACTGTGCTGAACAATCTCTTCACCGGTGTGAATCTGATCGTCATAGTGGTCGTTTTGGTGTCAGTGGGCATTAAGGCTGATCCGGCTAACTGGGCGATCAAACCGGACGATCCAAACGTTCCAGCCGGGCTGGACATCGGTGCAGGCGGATTCCTCCCGTATGGCATCGCGGGCGTGATGGCCGGTGCGGCCAAATGTTTCTACGGCTACGTGGGCTTCGATTGTATCGCTACGACTGGCGAGGAGGCACAGAATCCTTCCCGGAACATTCCACTAGCCATCATCGCTTCGCTGATCATCATCTTTCTGTCGTACTTTGGCGTGGCGACCGTGCTTACCATGGCACTGCCGTACTATCTCCAGGACCCGATCGCACCCTTTCCGCGGCTTTTCGATTACCTCGGCTGGCAGGAGATCAAGTGGATTGTATCGATCGGTGCAATCTTTTCCCTGTGCACAAACTCATTGGGCGCAATGTTTCCGCTGCCTCGCGTTCTGTACGCTATGTCGTCGGATGGTCTCATCTTTAAGCAGTTGCGGACTGTCCATCCAAAGACTAAGACACCACTGCTGGCCACGATTCTTTCGGGCCTGTTTTCCGGTACGATGGCGATGCTGTTCAATTTGCATCAGCTGATCGATATGATGTCGATCGGAACGTTGCTAGCCTACACGATCGTAGCGGTGAGTGTGCTTGTACTGCGCTACGAGCAAAATACCAACTTTATCGTGAGCAGTCAAACGAAGTCGTCAACAGTGATGAAACAGCTGTTCAATCTCACCTGCCTGACGGTACCGAGCAGCTTATCGTCCGATATTGTAAAGGTGTGCGTGCTTATTTATG CTATCGTTATTAGTGTGATTAGCTCGATTCTTGCCCACGCCCAGGATTATCTCAACAGCTACAATCCACTATTCTGCACACTTCTAGCGGCCATGGCCATTGTAGCGGTGCTGTTAACACTCATCATATCCTGCCAACCGACGGAAGAGCGACAGCTTACCTTCCGTGTACCGTTTGTCCCGTTCGTACCACTGATCAGCATCTTCGTGAACGTGTACCTCATGTTTCAGCTCGATGCGGCCACCTGGGTACGGTTTCTGGTGTGGCTGGTGGTAGGCTTTATCATCTACTTCTCCTACGGTATCCGTCACTCGGTGCAAGGATCTGGCAGTCAGACGCTTTCGGAAAGTCAGCTCGACATCCCATTCGCTATGTTTACCACGGTGAAGCAGTAG